From the Erpetoichthys calabaricus chromosome 12, fErpCal1.3, whole genome shotgun sequence genome, the window tagctcaggttgtgcaaaattacaactgtaatgcaagtttacagtgaggtaattagatttataagtacaaacagttctatagggagcacttgatggactgattgagtgcatttatagctcttgggatgaaactgtttctgaaccgcgaggttcgtataggaaaggctctgaagcgtttgccgaatgggagaagttcaaacagactgtTCGCAAGGCTGAGGCtgcgtgtgctagaagctgtatcccgatattTCTCCCTGCTCTTGACACAGTCTgccgtagagctttctgatcagctgctgtacagctgtgattccacactcagatacactggattaaaatactccgagtggtgcactgatagtagcaacgctaaagtagctatggtatttggaatagtttgaccattcattgcaccattatatggttacaggttgattacaatcaaatgccttgaactaaaaaatgatatgctAATAATTTCggggtatttgataaagccgcgtcagggatgtgaatctaaaaaataaaggaaaatcacacaggaatagtagcactgctttgacactgggtgccgccagtttgcaaaactgagcagagaacttgcgtacgcaagggattgagctagtgtgaaaatgtgcgtggctttatgccaagtttagtttttattcatcACAATGTGAGTGTgaaaacgggcgtacgcaacatttttgtgtgtacgcactgtttatacatgaggcccctggtatttGTTGATAACTGACAGAAAAGTCTTTGTTCTGGCATACCTTCCAAATAATCTGTTAGCATGGACATGCCGTCTGACAGTGGTTCTGGAGACTTGATAACCccaggattttactttttcttgcaattcaCCAACAGTGATCCTTGGAGATATTATTGTCTCTGTTGCCAACTTTTTCACTGTATGTGGGGGTAAAATAAACTCGGGTCCTCTTCCAGGCAAGTTTGTCACAGTTCCAGTTGAtgaccacttttttattatttccctAACTGTAGAAATGGTTATTTCTGGGCAAGTAGCTATTTCTTTATAACCATTCCCTGAGTTGTGAAGGGCAACACAATTCTTCCTCATTTCGATTGagtgttctcttttctttgccaTGATGATAGTTGGCTAAGGAAATTTGGTTCTGTGTCTCCTCACTTTTGTATCCCATTTAATTAGGAAATCATTGATTTCAGCTGGAAAGTTCCTATTCACGCCAATCAACTTAACAATGTCCAATTTAAATGGGAAACAAGCTTCAGTTACATTGTCTCTATATTTATATTCATGAAATCATCTGCAGAaacacatacttgaggacaccagtggaaattagggGATGTGCATTAAGAACTTTAGACAGAacgcacttctttacgcaaagagttgtgggaatctatAATAAACTACTGAGTCAtagagttaaagcagaaaccttgacaacctttaagaatatTCTGGATGAgatccatttaattcaataacatgtatccatacgggctcgtttacaggtcgtagccatacaagctcgtgtttgtattactaatcgttgagctccctccatttggatacgtgcctcctttgcctgcgCTGTGTCAAAAGCTCGTTGTGGGCGCGCTCATTCATTgcccgggcggctgtacaacctggcgtgcacgctgcacctcaggtttagttcacaggtcgtaggcatggtaaagtttccatttcattgaataaccctatttgaactaaagcggtttctttgtgtgggcgccttcgttcattaagtctagtgtacaggtggtgttgtgtctcgtctttgttgttctgtggctgtgtcattaggtagaAGTCTGTTgggaagcatactccaacctatacacactgagtggtggcacagtggattattcatgttggatctgtgcctctcttgcatgtagtgtttcagaaatgCGTTGAAGGCgcctttgagctctgtgttgttggagccgtgactcctttgcgtccgttgtttcagaggcgcgttgtaggcgccttcgttcattttgtttatccatatgggctcgtttttgtatttccgttacttgaagtgtttcgttttggagccgtgacttcttcacttgtggtgtttgtgaagcgcgtggtaggtgcctccgtttattgtttgtatcccaaacatgccacacagactgctggcacatacatactactgactctgggaggccgctgcatttgactgtgggttgtggtgtttgggcgccacctactgacttctgggaagccgctgcgtctgactctGGGGTGCCGCGGCGCACTGTGCATGCATGTTGGTGCCTCCGTGCATAAATTGAAACTGTGGTTTAGTGATGTAGattgctaaacaaatgagcttgttggactgaatggtgtcctctcatttgtcaagttTCTTACATTCTTACTAGAGTTGTGGGAATGATAACACCATTAACTTTTGCATTCATTTGTCAGGTAGGAAAGTATGGGCCCCCTAGCAACAAGTGTCCCACTCGCACAGCCTAAAGCTTTGGCCCTGCAGTGAAATCACAATAAATGCTGCCAGTGTGTCTGTTAATATCTCATACCTTCTGTTCTTTACACAAATAATCCAAAACTATATCATGCCGAGAATTGTAATTTTGGACTGAATAGCCTTTCAGGAATGGATATTGCTTCAGATACACAATGTATGATACACAGCTTAAAGTAAGTTGGTTTTCATAAAATGCTGTACAGTAGGTTCTGATGCTAGCTAATCCATAACAATTTCAGTGTTTTGGTGACCTCTGCTGGTCATTTTTGTGAATGCATAATACAAAAGTAATACTGATTATTAAAgtcaattaaaaaattataaattgtatactgtatattgtgctgtCCAGTctggctttatatatatatatatatatatatatatatatatatatatatatatatatatataaaatcgttCTCTCCTCAACCAAAAAAAGGAGGCTTTCAGGGCTGGTGACAGGGAGAAGCTTAGGTTGGTATAGTAAAACCTGAAGAGAAGCTTAAAGCAGGCAAAAATAGACAATCAAGAAAAATTGAAGGTGAGGCTTCAACACAGCAACATCAAATAGGTGTGGAGGGGAATGAAGACCATTACTGGCTATAAAGAGACAAGGAGCCGGGCAAACAGAAGGTGATGAGGACCAGACCAATGAGTTTACctaattttgagttattattattattttacagcatGTTTAACGTAGTGTCCAGTGCCGGCTCTGTTGTCTCAGAATGGGTCACCTGTTGCTGCACCCCTGACATTGTTGCTGCAACATCTGCAACATCGGGTCCCAGTCCGCTGCCCTTCACAACAAATGAGAGGAGTGTGCAGCTGAAGTGGCTACGCCCTGGAAAAGCAACTGGTCCGGATGGTGTGTGTCCAAGACTGCTGAAGGAGTGTGTAGATCAACTTGCTGAGCTTCTACTGGTATtgagaaaatatataaatgtaatgaattattattattattgttgttcaaCCTGAGTTTTCAAGGTGGGAGGGTGTATTATCTTGGTATTTCCCTctgcttaccctttacctgttttcctcAAGAGTAActgttctcgtcaagttcgttatcggcttggtctactgttgcactttaagatgaacacacacatacatagttatacgcatacacacagaccctaaccacaacagtgcctcatgaatgacacacacacgctggttaacctctagcactttaaaccacacaagtgctctaggaataacacagcctgtcactcagcacttaaagagacttacttattatcagcacgaacaacgtacgatgttttaatgatatctcagacctaaatattacttttggtctacaagaatacatttaaacatacaaagactcagcgctcttgactataggccatttatcagccaagaaaaCCTTCTTTTCGTACTGTTccaactattgagtggagctcctcACTCACAGCCAAAATAAACCCCGTAGCATAGATATAATGGCAAATGTCCGGCTGCttcaggtgctcaaagaaatctaacttattacttcaatcactctagaccagaggttcccaaacttttttgcccTGTAGACCACTTAccgatttttttgttttccatagaCCTCCTGCCTGCCTAATATTGAATTTTCCTAAACTTATTaacttcaaatgtgtttttgaCAACTGACACAGTGCTGCTTACTTTGATAGGGTTTTTTGTAGAGtggacaattgtaaaaaaagaaaaacatgtacaatttttattcatacctttattgaaaagacacaaaatgcaAGTAAATATTTGGATTTGGAACGAAACAAATCAGAACCTAGTAAAATTCTTACATAAAATTAATACACAAATAATGCTGTTAATGAGAGGGATGAAGCTGATTCTCTGATAGCAATTGTTCAATATTTGGCTTCAAATTAGTGAGGTATAGTCTTAAATCTCCACGTCCAATGATTTGcaatcaatttgtttttttcataagaAGATTGGTAACCGCGCTAAAACCCCTTTCCACGAGGTATGAAGATGGAAAAGCGATCAAAAACTTTCTTGCGATACTCCATAATGTAGGATAAGCAACAGGTATATCTTTCTGAAGCCAGAACTGCTGATATCCCTTTCTGAACTGCACCTTAAGTTCTTTGTTAGTGCTTATTCCAATCAGTTCTTCTTGTAATATGACATCCGATTCTTCAATGTCACCGTATGGATTGATAATCCACTGTGgtatttccaaagtcaaaacatCCTCAAACCAGGTTTTAAAGTCTGTGTGAAGGACATTTAAATGTTGAACGTAGACCAAAACGTCATCATCCTGGATGTTTATCATTGACAAGCTGGGGAACTGGGAAAATTCGCGCCTTCCAATGTTTTGCTTCATTAGATTCATtctggcaagaaaagctgctatgatggactttgtttttattaaattcagaCTGTCACCCTATAACTGCAAGTTAACCTCATTAAATTTAGTAAACAAATCTGTTAAATAAGCAATGTCTGGTTTCCATTTGattaaattttctttcaaaatGGGATCTGTAGCATCCAAAAACTCTAAAACGGtctcaaaaagtgaaaaaaatcttgTCAAACATAAGCCTTTCGAGAGCCAGCACACTTCAGTGTGAAGGAGTAATCGATGAAAGTCCTCATCATTTTCTTCACACAACTGTGCAAATAACCTAGAATTCAACGCGTTGCTACGAATCTTGTTTACTGCGTTTATGACGAATTGAAGAGATTGATGCAATCTGGCACTCAGATTGATAGCTACTAAATGTTGTCCATGAATGACGCAGTGAATTGCAAACACCCCgggtacattttgttttaaatggctTATAAAACCGCGATAGCGCCCAAACATGGCTGGTGCTCCATCTGCTGctgctgatattatatttgataaAGGGATCactttttcaattaaataatctTTCAAAGCATTGAATATTGATTCGCCTTTAGTGTTCGTTGTCAAAGTTCTGGCAAAGAGCAGTTCTTCATGGATTTCTTGGTCCATAACAAAACGAACATATGCCAATAATAGTGCTTCATTACCAGGCAACGTTGACTCGTTCAGTTGAATTGAGAAATGGTTCGTTTGCAGATAATTACACAAGAAGCTTTCAAAATCATGACTCAGTTCATCAATACGTCTTTGAACTGTATTGTTGCTTAAAGGAATTCTTTTGAGTATATCATATGCAGGCTTGTGTAGAACAGTTTTTAAAACCTCTTCAATGGCTGGCAAAATCAGCTGTTCCCCAATAGTATGAGGCTTTCCTGATTTTGCTATGAGTCTAGACATttagacaaagcatagaaagttaaaagcagcatggtatttattacaaaaataataataataccactggaacaaagaataatagaaaataggtactgatagaaaagtctgaatatatatatagtctttagaaaaagcttacgaaaagttaCACATGataaggatgaatgtcccagggaggcgtttgatttagcaatcaatgttcatgatgcttttctgacgaccaatAACGTCTTCGTCCGTTCCTCTTCTTCTACTTCTCCTCCcctactttcttcttctcttgttgctttcaaatgaggcctatttattatgaaatgtcatgccgtggtttcacaacatatgcacctgattggctggctgtcaatatgattgatgaattttgctcaaactctttaatccatctttgatattgcctcatgtccgtctttcccaggctgtaaaccaaattgttgtcccagatgtccatccataaaataatcaatagcctgaggcatggctcagcatcctttcccaggctgtaaaaccattttagcacAATGCTATGAACagctgttataaaagtgaggtgtaagggaagaaaacctgctttgatttgtcttagttcatctgttgtcttgtctcgaacaaaatataatggaaaccaaaatgtacagattttatacaccataacagagGGCTTTGGGGAAAACATCATGTCTTGTGCCGGTTCCTAAAGTCGGGCAACTGATTGAAATAAATGTGTACAGATCGGGGGCCCTCACATCACACATCAAGAAGGCAATGGAGCGTCTGCTACGTCCCTTCAGTCCATAAGTCCAGCATGCACTAGATCCCCTAACAGGAATGCATACCAAGAGCACATtggtacatttacattttaaatttaaatttacatggTGTACACGCTACACCAGACCCACCCCTTTTTGAAGGAACTGTTTGGttatgtgaggattatgttttttgatttttctagtgCATTCAACATCATTCAACCCTTCAGTCTTAAAGATAACCTGTAGACGATGTGTGTGGATTCCACCCTCACCTCATGGATACATAACTACCCTGACTGCAATTTTTCAAACTGGGGAACTGTCTGCAGGACAATAATGAGCAAAATTGGGGCCCCACAAGGGACTGTCCTGTCCTCATTACTGTTCACATTATACAAAGCAGACTTTAAATATAAGTTGGAATTTTGCCACATTCAATAGTACTCTGATGATACAGCAATTGCAGTGATGATTGTAGATTTCCACAGGTCTAAGCTCCCCCTTCAGCCTGTTAACATTCGAGGGGAGGACATTgaggtgcagacttataaatatctaGGTGTCCACCTTGATGACAGACCGGACTAGTCAGTGAACTCAGATGCCCTGTCCAGGtgcagagcaggctgtttttccTCAGAAGACTCATCATTCAATGTGTGTAGTGAAATTCTGTCTTtgttctatcagactgttgtTGCCAGTGTCCTCGTCTTTGCTGCCGTGCGTTGGGGAGGCAGTTTGACAGATAAGAACATGAAGAGGCTGGACAAATTGATGAAGAAGGCTGGTTTGGTGCTGGGTAGGACTGTGGACTCACTGGGAATTGTGGTGGAAAGGTGGATGGGGAAGAAGGCACAGGCCACTCTTGACAGTAGTAGTCACCCTCTCCACAGCATTTTGGTGGGTCAAAGAAGTGAACGTAGCAGTCGTGTTCTCTCACTGCACTGTATAACACAGTGGTAGTCATCCTGGTCCCTACCGCCCACTAGTGGGCATTCCAGCTTTCATGGTGGGTGGTAGTGGAGCAACCAAACGGCTCTGCGATTACATACTAATCGACTAATTTAACTatagtaagttgttttataaagatttattctgccaAACTTAGCAAAAATCCGACATAAAGTActtggtaagtaattattattatatgttttaacttgctgtaactctgctttataaattttataaagtaaagttacttCCCTACTTTATAAATCATCATTACTGTGGAACCGGTAGGCGGTTAGAAAATTCTACTGCtaacagagatacaaaagtgggcggtaggtataaaaaggttgactaccCCTGGTATAACAGAACGctttagaagatcatttgttcCCACTGCTGTGAGATTTTATAATTCTGTTGTCAACACAATTGATTCATGACCTGGTCACCACTCTACCTTCTGACACTATAATAACTGACCTtttgtactttttactatttatttatgtttgttctcCTTACCTTTTTAATCATTTGTAAAAATTTTGCATGGATATATTAGAGCTACTGGACATGTCTCTGATGGAGAGCTACTGGAATTTCTCTGATGAATAATGTATCTATGTTATAAAGTATTCATCTATGGAtgaataaagttatctatctatctatctatctatctatctatctatctatctatctatctatctatctatctatctatctatctatctatctatctatcataagttTACATATCCTTGCAGAGTTCGTGTGAAATAGTGgccattatttggaaaatataagtaatcatgcagaaagctttccttttaattagagAGTGTGCTCAGGCGAGGCAATTTATTATCACAGTTTTGTGTgccctttttaaattataattgtagctgcgtttacccaaaattaccaaagttctgcagatttagtttgcttcatgggattctggcaatagcttgacatgttgaaatgattccacggacaaaatatctttgttttttaaaaactttagtaaaaattcaaagaaaaacagttcacactgtagccgccgaagtataaggcaAGATCAAGCACGGataaaacgcgtgccgaaagaaatctctcagtccaaaagttcgttttaaaaatatttagtgaaagttaaaagcaaataatccacacaagaataaagaaaaagatagttacacacatagaataaaaggcaaaaaaaaggaaaaacgtatcttctctaaactttgcTTTTCTtaagaaactttagttatttatgtacttaaaagttcttaatttcttcttctgtatgccttAAGCTTACAGCTTTGCACTTAAATAAGcacgagttacttcacacacttaaaAGGCACGTAGGCAAGGGCACAGTGTAAAACtgtgtgccctctacaccttacacatggcaaggctggtcactgactgaagaataatgtttagtcaaagcagatagaaatagctagaatataccaattttactcaacttatggtggttttaggaacctcccatagattatgcattgtcatctagtaaaatatttatgaattttatataactaggaaaatggctcttacacacacaaaacagagaaaaaaaagacatagcaaagaaaagaaaaattcttgtttaagaaaagttctgtttaaagattatatatcttgtttcattattTAAGTTTGCTCTTACATTTGAACCATTtttaaacagtcagaaaactgtatgcctatcccacttACCtactgtaaatgggtcttttATTCCATGCTAGCAATGAAACAAATCCTAAACTGACTtccttaaccctttgcagtcgtatttaattttcaacgtc encodes:
- the LOC114663190 gene encoding protein ZBED8-like, yielding MSRLIAKSGKPHTIGEQLILPAIEEVLKTVLHKPAYDILKRIPLSNNTVQRRIDELSHDFESFLCNYLQTNHFSIQLNESTLPGNEALLLAYVRFVMDQEIHEELLFARTLTTNTKGESIFNALKDYLIEKVIPLSNIISAAADGAPAMFGRYRGFIAYLTDLFTKFNEVNLQL